Genomic DNA from Desulfonema ishimotonii:
TACCGGTGAAGCGAAGCGGGCATTTGCTGACAATCGCCATGACGGACCCTATGGATATTGAGGCGATGGATTTTGTTGAGGCAGGAACCGATATGGAGGTGGTTGCGATCATCTGCACGGAACAGGAATTAAATCATCTGATTACAAATCTTTACGGTGATTTCAGCGGAATTACCGATGTTCTGGATAATTTGCAGTTTAAAAAAGAGGCGGCAGATGAAATTGAGATGGGCGGATCAGTTGAGGTCAGCCTGCTTCAGGATATGGCGGAAGAGGCCCCCGTTGTCCGCCTTGTCAATACCATCCTTTCCCAGGCGGTACGGGACCGGGCCAGTGATGTTCATATCAGCCCGGAGAAAGATTCCGTTCAGGTCCGGTTCAGAGTGGACGGCAGGCTTCATGAGGTGCCAGCGCCTCCTAAAAGTATGATTTTACCGCTGATTTCGCGGCTGAAGATTCTGGCAAACATGGATATTGCCGTATCACGGATACCCCAGGACGGGCGGTTTACCGTAAAGATGAACCACAAGGAGATCAATGTCCGGGTGTCGACCATCCCCACGATTTACGGCGAAAATATCGTATTGCGGCTTCTTGATACAAGTGGTGGGATATATTCGTTAAAGCAGCTGGGCATGTCGGAAGAAGACCGGGGAAAAACCGAGTTGATGCTGAGCAAACCTTATGGTATGATTCTGAGTACCGGGCCAACGGGGAGTGGCAAAACGACCAGTCTGTATTCTATCCTGAATAAGATCAACCAGCCGGACATCAATATCATCACCTTGGAAGACCCTGTTGAGTATCGTATCGGAAAAATACGGCAGACTCAGCTTAACCGGAAGGCCGGGATGACCTTTGCCAACGGAATTCGCTCCATACTGCGGCAGGATCCCGACGTGATTATGGTCGGGGAAATCCGGGACAGTGAGACCGCTACGATTGCCGTTCAGGCTGCGCTGACCGGTCATAAGGTTCTGAGCACCCTTCACACAAACACTGCGGCAGGGGCCATTACCCGGTTTATCGATATGGGTATTGCTCCGTTTCTCATTTCTTCTGTGCTGTTATTACTGATAGGCCAGCGGCTGATCCGGAAGGTTTGCCCCTACTGCCGTGAGGCATACACCCCCCCGGAAGCGGTTCTGGAATATTGGGCCTTAAAAGGCAAAGCGGGTGAGGTGAATCATTTTTTTCAGAGCAAAGGGTGCTTTAACTGCTTTAATACAGGCTATAAGGGGCGGACAGGCGTTTTTGAAGTGCTGATTATTGACGAGACGATTCAGGAGATGATTCTGGATTCCCGGTCGGCCCACGAGATTACGCGCAGCGCCCAGGATGCCGGAATGCTCAGAACATTGAAAGAGAATGTCGCGGGGAAAGTGCGCGAAGGCATTACAACGATAGAAGAGGCCGCATCTGTTGTTATGATTTAGTGAGGGATATATGACGAAGTTCTCTTATGATGCCATTGGCGAGGATGGACGCATGGTCTCCGGTGAAGTGGATGCCGAATCCGACGATGTCGCCGAAAATATGATTCTGGATTTCGGGTATATTCCCTCTAAAATTAAAAAAAAGAGAGAAATATCTTTAAATTTCCGATGGTCTGATTTCAGGAAAAGGGTTTATCCGGTTAAAACCCGGGATATCATACTTTTTACCCGCCAATTTGCGACAATGATCCGCACGGGGGTGCCGATTATAGAACTGTTACAGGCATTGGAGGAGCAGACTGAAAATCAGACACTTAGAAAAACAATTAAAGATATAGCTTTTAATTTAAAGCAGGGCGGAAGTCTCTACAATACATTCAGGAAATATCCTGATATATTTTCGCCGTTGTATTGCAGTGTGATCCAGGCCGGGGAGCGGACCGGGGCGCTTTCCGATGTGCTGGACCGGCTGACCTATATTATGGAGCATGAAGATAAAATTAAGTCCGATGTCAGATCTGCCTTGCGCTATCCGATGATTGTCTGTCTGTTCCTGTGCGTTGCCTTTCTGGTGCTGCTGATTTTTGTGATTCCGAAATTTGTCACTATTTTTGAAGCAGCGGGGCTGGAGCTTCCGCTGCCGACCCGGATATGTATCCTGACCTATTATATTTTTAATCAGTACTGGTACATTCTTTTACTGGCGGCAGTAGCCGTTTTTTCTTCCATGACGATTTATTTCAGAACAGAGTACGGAAAATTTATCCGGGACTCTGTGATGATCCGGCTGCCTGTTCTGGGGAAATTTCTTTTGAAAGCGGCAATGTCCCGTTTTGCCAGCATTTTTTTTATTCTTCAATACAGCGGGGTTCCTGTTCTCGAATCCATGTCCATATTATCGGGTACGATTGGAAATGCGGCTATTTCCCATGAATTTTTACGCATCAGAAGCGACATTGAAAAGGGAAGCAGTATCGCAGCCCCTCTTAAATCGGCAAAGTACTTTACCCCGATGGTCATCAACATGGTGGCGATTGGCGAAAAAACTGAAAATCTTGACCGCATGCTCCATGAGGTCGCAAATCATTATGATTCAGAGGTCGAATATGCTATGAAGGGGATATCGGAGTATATCAATCCGTTACTGACGATCGGAATTGCTTTTGTTGTCGGTTTTTTTGCCCTCGCGATTTTTCTGCCCATGTGGGATATGACAAAGATTACAGGATGAAGGGAGGAATAATTGCTCGAAACCAAACAAAACTCATTGATAATATGAAGACTTCCCGTTATCATGTCAGCTTCTACATCATTATTCCGCTTATTTTTGCAGGCTATGCTGTGCTGGCGTCTATTTCGACATACCGCCTGACGCAATACTGTCTGAAGCACGATCTTGATCCCGGATCACTTCTTTTATGGGCCCTGATTGTCATCAGTATTATCGGTTCTGTCTGTGGCCTGATCATTGTCTGGATTCTGTTAAAGCCGGTGAGCAACTTTATCCGAAACGCTCAGTCGGTCATGCCGCTTAAAGAGGCCGAGGAAGATGCAAAGGATCCGATTGAAAAATGGGGACATGTTTTTAACGAAATTACCTCAAGGCTTTCCATTGTAGAGACAAAAGAGCTTTTTCCTGAAATTATTGCTGAGAGTGAGATCATGAGGGCGGTGCTGAGTCAGATCAAAAAAGTTGCCCCTACGGACTCGACCGTTCTGATTATCGGAGAAAGCGGAACGGGAAAGGAACTGGTGGCAACAAGCATATATAAACAGAGCCTTCGGAATGATAAGCCTTTTATAAAACTGAACTGCGTGGCGGTACCTGACGGGCTTTGGGAATCCGAGCTGTTCGGACATGAAAAAGGTGCATTTACCGGCGCAACATCCAGAAAGATCGGACGTTTTGAACTGGCTAACAGTGGTACGCTTTTTCTTGATGAAATCGGTGATATGCCTTTGGAAACCCAGGCAAAGATGCTTCGGGTTCTTCAGGAACGTGAATTTGAGAGAGTTGGTGGGACGCGGAGCATAAAAGTCGATGTACGATTTATTGCGGCGACAAATAAAGATTTGAAAAAAATGGTAGAGGTGAAGAAATTCCGGGAGGATCTTTTTTTTCGCCTGAATGTTATCCGCCTGGACATACCGCCTCTCAGGGATCGCAGAGACGATATAGCTGTCCTGGTTAATCATTTTTGCAGACAGAGAGAGATTGAAGTGTCCCCGATTGCCCTGCAAATGCTGATGGAGAATTCATCATGGCCGGGAAATGTCCGGGAACTTCAGAATATTGTGGAACGGGCCGCCGTGATGAGTGAAAATGACATTATTGAACCGCGCCACCTGCCGGAGAATATCATCGGGTCAGGTATTGCGCCACTGCTGGCAGTATCATCTGCGGGGGAATCCCCGGATGCGGGCGATGATAACTCGCCGCCTTCACTGGATGATCAGTTGAGTGGCATTGAACGTGCGATGATTATCGAAGCCTTGCGGAAATCAGAAGGGGTTCAGGTAAAAGCTGCCGGATTGCTGAGAATTAAGCAAAGAAGCTTGTGGCACAGGATAAAAAAACATAATATCAATGCCAAAGCTTTTAAGAAAAATAATTAAAACTGATTTTTGGCGTGAAAAATATTTGCGTATATGGTATTTATCCGGTTCAACAAAATATAAGGTTTTTATATCTACAAAATGTGCGGTGTTGCCTACATATTGTGTAGTTTTTTGGGGGATAGAAAACAGTAGACAAATAGTTTTTTTATGTTAACTATTTATTTTTGTTTTATATTTTAAACCTTATGCTTTTTAACCCGTATTAATGAAAAAATAAATAACCGATGGCACATATTATGCATGTCTCTGTGGTGAACTAAACAGAGAGGGGATAACATGGGAAAGAATATTTTTACAAATCAAAAAGGTTTTACTTTGATAGAGGTGATCGCTGTTCTGATTATCTTAGGGATACTTGCAGCTGTAGCAGTGCCTAAATATTTTGATGTCTCAGATGAAGCGCGAAAAAAAGCATATGACAGTGCTTTGTCGCAGGGGATGTCTCTTTGTTCATTAGCCTATGGCAAAGCCGCTTTGACTGCGGGCGGTGATCCTACTTTGGATCAGGTTTTTCAGGCCCTTGCCGGAGATGAGAATTCTGATGCGAGTGTGATTACCACAACTGCTGGCGCAACATCCGGTGCGTCAGGAGGCAGTACGGAAGACGGTTCCGATACAGGAATTTCCATCGCCGGTGATTTTGATTTTACGTTCACAAAAGACACTGGTGCGGGAGCGAATGGTGGTATAAGAATTGTTGTGACGCCAAAAAAATGGGCTTTTGAAGAGGGGCAAGAGATCGAGGACCGTACCAGAACCTGGTTAAAGCCATAGGTGAGCTTACATGGGTTACAGCGTCTGTTATTCCGCAATATCTGGTTTCTTTTATTGACAATTCAGTGTGATTCAAATTTCTGTTGCGCGGACAGACCTGATGCAATCTGAGTGAGAAATATTGCCTTTTAAATTTGCCATATTCAGATGAAGGAGGGGGCAATATGATTATTTTTGCAGACAACGAGGGGCTCTACGCCCCTTTATTTTTTTGTGCACAGATAACAAACCCGCTGCCCCATTTGCTTTGATCAGCCGATGTTCCCCGCCGTCTTTCCTTCGGACGTACGCCTATAGCCTGATTCTTGTGTGACTTTTGATCTTCTGCGTTGTATATGAAAAAGCATTGATAAGACGCACTAAGGCTGGTGATGATGTTATTGGCGAAAGCTATAAGAAAGCGTTTTCAATTTAGCATACAAAATGACTGTAATACCAATTCTATGTTGAAAGTTATCATTGAAAAGAGACGTATGAATCTTTGAAAAAAGGCGCTGACATTTGTTTTAATGTGATATTTCAACTGTGAATCGGTATAAGCTATCATAACGCTGATGATCTGGTTTTTTTTTAAAGCCTATACATTGATCCACCGGTTTGATAGCCGGAAAAAATTTTCTTCCCCTGACTTTTTACACAATTGTCTTTAATCTCATCTGTGCTACAAAAAATTCGTTTGAAAACTTTTTTGACCCCTCTGGATACTTTTGCAGCCATATCCAATTATAGTCATCGCATTTTGTTTTATTTTTCACTGTACAGGACAAAAAATGCTAACGTGTTGATATTATTGAATCCGGTGTTTTTGTGCAAAACATTCTAACTATCTGATATTAAATATTTTTTGAAAAATGCATAATTTTTTGTCCTGTACAGTGTTTATTTTTACAGGAATAATGCTGACAGGATCAGTTGGCTTGCTTTAAAAAATATGAATGCCATATTATAAGGATGTGGCAGTTTTGTTTGCATAAAAGAGGGATGTTCATCGTATGATTTATGTTTTTATTCTGCTACGGGGGCAGCGTTGTTCTGATGGCAATGATGATTAGCGGAATTGTTGCAAATGATTATAAAAAGATATAATAATATAAGTAGTTTCTGGCATAAAAAAACGGAATGTGGGTTTACTCTGGTAGAGCTGATCGCCGTGTTGCTCATTCTCTCTGTTGCCGGTGTTTTTATCGGGGAATACAAGCCTTCCCATAATGCGAATCTGGTTGGGGAGATAGAAATTATCAAGTCACATCTGAGGTATATCCGATACCTTGCCCTGTCAAACGACAGTAAATCCTGGAAAATATATTTTACGGATAATTCTTATATTGTATATGAAAAAACTTCGGACGAACCGTTGATGCTTCCCAATGAGGACTCTGCCCCCCGTTTCCTGTCTCCGGGCCTGACAGTTGAATTGTCGCAGAACGGTGGGGCCGAGATCGTTGACCATATCATATTTGATAAATGGGGCAGCCCGGCCGACCACATGACCTATCAGGTAAAAGTCTCTGATACCGCGTCAGGTGAATACCGCCTTTTCCGCATCACAAAGAATACAGGTTTTATCCGATGA
This window encodes:
- a CDS encoding GspE/PulE family protein, which translates into the protein MKKKLGQILVEANLLTSEDLEEALTGHKKSGMKLGQYLISKGLVSELQLVNMLSRQLKLPRYRSENYPRDESLAEILSADYAQKHQLVPVKRSGHLLTIAMTDPMDIEAMDFVEAGTDMEVVAIICTEQELNHLITNLYGDFSGITDVLDNLQFKKEAADEIEMGGSVEVSLLQDMAEEAPVVRLVNTILSQAVRDRASDVHISPEKDSVQVRFRVDGRLHEVPAPPKSMILPLISRLKILANMDIAVSRIPQDGRFTVKMNHKEINVRVSTIPTIYGENIVLRLLDTSGGIYSLKQLGMSEEDRGKTELMLSKPYGMILSTGPTGSGKTTSLYSILNKINQPDINIITLEDPVEYRIGKIRQTQLNRKAGMTFANGIRSILRQDPDVIMVGEIRDSETATIAVQAALTGHKVLSTLHTNTAAGAITRFIDMGIAPFLISSVLLLLIGQRLIRKVCPYCREAYTPPEAVLEYWALKGKAGEVNHFFQSKGCFNCFNTGYKGRTGVFEVLIIDETIQEMILDSRSAHEITRSAQDAGMLRTLKENVAGKVREGITTIEEAASVVMI
- a CDS encoding type II secretion system F family protein; this encodes MTKFSYDAIGEDGRMVSGEVDAESDDVAENMILDFGYIPSKIKKKREISLNFRWSDFRKRVYPVKTRDIILFTRQFATMIRTGVPIIELLQALEEQTENQTLRKTIKDIAFNLKQGGSLYNTFRKYPDIFSPLYCSVIQAGERTGALSDVLDRLTYIMEHEDKIKSDVRSALRYPMIVCLFLCVAFLVLLIFVIPKFVTIFEAAGLELPLPTRICILTYYIFNQYWYILLLAAVAVFSSMTIYFRTEYGKFIRDSVMIRLPVLGKFLLKAAMSRFASIFFILQYSGVPVLESMSILSGTIGNAAISHEFLRIRSDIEKGSSIAAPLKSAKYFTPMVINMVAIGEKTENLDRMLHEVANHYDSEVEYAMKGISEYINPLLTIGIAFVVGFFALAIFLPMWDMTKITG
- a CDS encoding sigma-54 interaction domain-containing protein codes for the protein MKGGIIARNQTKLIDNMKTSRYHVSFYIIIPLIFAGYAVLASISTYRLTQYCLKHDLDPGSLLLWALIVISIIGSVCGLIIVWILLKPVSNFIRNAQSVMPLKEAEEDAKDPIEKWGHVFNEITSRLSIVETKELFPEIIAESEIMRAVLSQIKKVAPTDSTVLIIGESGTGKELVATSIYKQSLRNDKPFIKLNCVAVPDGLWESELFGHEKGAFTGATSRKIGRFELANSGTLFLDEIGDMPLETQAKMLRVLQEREFERVGGTRSIKVDVRFIAATNKDLKKMVEVKKFREDLFFRLNVIRLDIPPLRDRRDDIAVLVNHFCRQREIEVSPIALQMLMENSSWPGNVRELQNIVERAAVMSENDIIEPRHLPENIIGSGIAPLLAVSSAGESPDAGDDNSPPSLDDQLSGIERAMIIEALRKSEGVQVKAAGLLRIKQRSLWHRIKKHNINAKAFKKNN
- a CDS encoding type II secretion system protein — translated: MGKNIFTNQKGFTLIEVIAVLIILGILAAVAVPKYFDVSDEARKKAYDSALSQGMSLCSLAYGKAALTAGGDPTLDQVFQALAGDENSDASVITTTAGATSGASGGSTEDGSDTGISIAGDFDFTFTKDTGAGANGGIRIVVTPKKWAFEEGQEIEDRTRTWLKP
- a CDS encoding pilus assembly FimT family protein produces the protein MIIKRYNNISSFWHKKTECGFTLVELIAVLLILSVAGVFIGEYKPSHNANLVGEIEIIKSHLRYIRYLALSNDSKSWKIYFTDNSYIVYEKTSDEPLMLPNEDSAPRFLSPGLTVELSQNGGAEIVDHIIFDKWGSPADHMTYQVKVSDTASGEYRLFRITKNTGFIR